In Pelmatolapia mariae isolate MD_Pm_ZW linkage group LG13, Pm_UMD_F_2, whole genome shotgun sequence, a genomic segment contains:
- the LOC134640025 gene encoding uncharacterized protein LOC134640025 isoform X3 yields the protein MRVSVSQLNVCRPNPTYLMPSDFRRAYSPADGLAVKDPGKKKVQLVHCRLSYTEEDRKQEVIGGSVKNLFSSQPSYRSCVYHEVPLRCTRSFVFLDKPLCISLVELQGKGARKPALCRSTLSIRLGASSCHRSSKDSKPAKSNEGYVKSRAAVLDSNQRNGRESSSGRCRGPLSKHGVYRFNRTPPACGVNSKNEDSDMHCLSNTLGLLSFRGPGPSNTKTGTQKGNADEASFSAWRNFRHRQHTFETGSVVSETWSKQERPAKGKKMTVPQKTERVPTLDKTCYYDSQLKTSSLEGTPKTLSLQEALELFRPDFISQSQGRLRRLEQRARIRKSLQDSNPDLVQGLRENRVKQKRNCTTPDPLSGFTTCCQR from the exons ATGAGAGTCTCAGTTTCCCAACTGAACGTGTGCAGACCGAATCCTACCTACCTGATGCCAAGTGACTTCAGACGGGCCTACTCACCAGCTGATGGATTGGCAGTGAAAGATCCCGGAAAGAAGAAAGTACAACTTGTGCACTGCAGACTGAGCTATACAGAGGAAGACAGAAAGCAGGAAGTGATTGGTGGCTCAGTAAAGAACCTGTTCTCCTCACAGCCTTCTTACCGGTCTTGTGTTTATCACGAGGTGCCTCTGAGGTGCACTAGATCCTTTGTGTTTTTGGACAAGCCACTTTGTATTTCCCTTGTGGAACTACAGGGGAAAGGAGCACGTAAACCAGCTTTGTGTAGGTCTACTTTGTCAATTCGCCTTGGTGCCTCGTCCTGCCACAGATCCTCTAAAGATAGCAAACCAGCCAAAAGCAATGAGGGATATGTGAAATCCAGAGCAGCCGTGTTGGACAGCAACCAACGTAATGGCCGAGAGAGCTCTTCGGGTCGCTGCAGAGGCCCTCTATCAAAGCACGGGGTCTACAGGTTCAACCGAACACCACCCGCTTGTGGTGTTAACAGCAAGAATGAGGATTCAGACATGCACTGCCTCAGTAATACTTTGGGATTATTGTCATTCAGAGGGCCAGGTCCCTCAAACACAAAGACTGGCACACAGAAGGGGAATGCAGATGAGGCTAGCTTCTCTGCATGGAGAAATTTCAGGCATAGGCAACACACTTTCGAAACTGGCTCAG TGGTCTCCGAAACATGGAGCAAGCAAGAGAGACCTGCAAAGGGCAAAAAGATGACTGTTCCACAGAAAACTGAAAGAGTTCCTACTTTGGATAAGACCTGTTATTATGATTCCCAACTGAAGACCAGTTCTCTAGAAGGCACTCCCAAGACTCTCAGCCTCCAA GAGGCTTTGGAGCTCTTCAGACCAGACTTCATCAGCCAATCTCAGGGTAGACTGAGGAGGTTGGAGCAGAGGGCTAGGATAAGGAAATCACTGCAGGACTCCAATCCAGACCTGGTGCAGGGCCTTAGGGAAAATCGTGTCAAGCAAAAGAGGAActgcaccacaccagatccACTTAGCG GATTTACAACATGCTGCCAGAGGTGA
- the LOC134640025 gene encoding uncharacterized protein LOC134640025 isoform X2, with the protein MRVSVSQLNVCRPNPTYLMPSDFRRAYSPADGLAVKDPGKKKVQLVHCRLSYTEEDRKQEVIGGSVKNLFSSQPSYRSCVYHEVPLRCTRSFVFLDKPLCISLVELQGKGARKPALCRSTLSIRLGASSCHRSSKDSKPAKSNEGYVKSRAAVLDSNQRNGRESSSGRCRGPLSKHGVYRFNRTPPACGVNSKNEDSDMHCLSNTLGLLSFRGPGPSNTKTGTQKGNADEASFSAWRNFRHRQHTFETGSVVSETWSKQERPAKGKKMTVPQKTERVPTLDKTCYYDSQLKTSSLEGTPKTLSLQEALELFRPDFISQSQGRLRRLEQRARIRKSLQDSNPDLVQGLRENRVKQKRNCTTPDPLSENSGSGPAKINQTPANGDTSLTSH; encoded by the exons ATGAGAGTCTCAGTTTCCCAACTGAACGTGTGCAGACCGAATCCTACCTACCTGATGCCAAGTGACTTCAGACGGGCCTACTCACCAGCTGATGGATTGGCAGTGAAAGATCCCGGAAAGAAGAAAGTACAACTTGTGCACTGCAGACTGAGCTATACAGAGGAAGACAGAAAGCAGGAAGTGATTGGTGGCTCAGTAAAGAACCTGTTCTCCTCACAGCCTTCTTACCGGTCTTGTGTTTATCACGAGGTGCCTCTGAGGTGCACTAGATCCTTTGTGTTTTTGGACAAGCCACTTTGTATTTCCCTTGTGGAACTACAGGGGAAAGGAGCACGTAAACCAGCTTTGTGTAGGTCTACTTTGTCAATTCGCCTTGGTGCCTCGTCCTGCCACAGATCCTCTAAAGATAGCAAACCAGCCAAAAGCAATGAGGGATATGTGAAATCCAGAGCAGCCGTGTTGGACAGCAACCAACGTAATGGCCGAGAGAGCTCTTCGGGTCGCTGCAGAGGCCCTCTATCAAAGCACGGGGTCTACAGGTTCAACCGAACACCACCCGCTTGTGGTGTTAACAGCAAGAATGAGGATTCAGACATGCACTGCCTCAGTAATACTTTGGGATTATTGTCATTCAGAGGGCCAGGTCCCTCAAACACAAAGACTGGCACACAGAAGGGGAATGCAGATGAGGCTAGCTTCTCTGCATGGAGAAATTTCAGGCATAGGCAACACACTTTCGAAACTGGCTCAG TGGTCTCCGAAACATGGAGCAAGCAAGAGAGACCTGCAAAGGGCAAAAAGATGACTGTTCCACAGAAAACTGAAAGAGTTCCTACTTTGGATAAGACCTGTTATTATGATTCCCAACTGAAGACCAGTTCTCTAGAAGGCACTCCCAAGACTCTCAGCCTCCAA GAGGCTTTGGAGCTCTTCAGACCAGACTTCATCAGCCAATCTCAGGGTAGACTGAGGAGGTTGGAGCAGAGGGCTAGGATAAGGAAATCACTGCAGGACTCCAATCCAGACCTGGTGCAGGGCCTTAGGGAAAATCGTGTCAAGCAAAAGAGGAActgcaccacaccagatccACTTAGCG AAAATTCTGGATCAGGTCCTGCAAAGATAAATCAGACACCGGCGAATGGGGATACTTCACTGACCAGTCACTGA
- the LOC134640025 gene encoding uncharacterized protein LOC134640025 isoform X1 codes for MRVSVSQLNVCRPNPTYLMPSDFRRAYSPADGLAVKDPGKKKVQLVHCRLSYTEEDRKQEVIGGSVKNLFSSQPSYRSCVYHEVPLRCTRSFVFLDKPLCISLVELQGKGARKPALCRSTLSIRLGASSCHRSSKDSKPAKSNEGYVKSRAAVLDSNQRNGRESSSGRCRGPLSKHGVYRFNRTPPACGVNSKNEDSDMHCLSNTLGLLSFRGPGPSNTKTGTQKGNADEASFSAWRNFRHRQHTFETGSVVSETWSKQERPAKGKKMTVPQKTERVPTLDKTCYYDSQLKTSSLEGTPKTLSLQEALELFRPDFISQSQGRLRRLEQRARIRKSLQDSNPDLVQGLRENRVKQKRNCTTPDPLSDNLFKPRERSISSREMQLRSRRIYNMLPEVTKRKEEEKRRAVSQTNRLRAEVFKKKILDQVLQR; via the exons ATGAGAGTCTCAGTTTCCCAACTGAACGTGTGCAGACCGAATCCTACCTACCTGATGCCAAGTGACTTCAGACGGGCCTACTCACCAGCTGATGGATTGGCAGTGAAAGATCCCGGAAAGAAGAAAGTACAACTTGTGCACTGCAGACTGAGCTATACAGAGGAAGACAGAAAGCAGGAAGTGATTGGTGGCTCAGTAAAGAACCTGTTCTCCTCACAGCCTTCTTACCGGTCTTGTGTTTATCACGAGGTGCCTCTGAGGTGCACTAGATCCTTTGTGTTTTTGGACAAGCCACTTTGTATTTCCCTTGTGGAACTACAGGGGAAAGGAGCACGTAAACCAGCTTTGTGTAGGTCTACTTTGTCAATTCGCCTTGGTGCCTCGTCCTGCCACAGATCCTCTAAAGATAGCAAACCAGCCAAAAGCAATGAGGGATATGTGAAATCCAGAGCAGCCGTGTTGGACAGCAACCAACGTAATGGCCGAGAGAGCTCTTCGGGTCGCTGCAGAGGCCCTCTATCAAAGCACGGGGTCTACAGGTTCAACCGAACACCACCCGCTTGTGGTGTTAACAGCAAGAATGAGGATTCAGACATGCACTGCCTCAGTAATACTTTGGGATTATTGTCATTCAGAGGGCCAGGTCCCTCAAACACAAAGACTGGCACACAGAAGGGGAATGCAGATGAGGCTAGCTTCTCTGCATGGAGAAATTTCAGGCATAGGCAACACACTTTCGAAACTGGCTCAG TGGTCTCCGAAACATGGAGCAAGCAAGAGAGACCTGCAAAGGGCAAAAAGATGACTGTTCCACAGAAAACTGAAAGAGTTCCTACTTTGGATAAGACCTGTTATTATGATTCCCAACTGAAGACCAGTTCTCTAGAAGGCACTCCCAAGACTCTCAGCCTCCAA GAGGCTTTGGAGCTCTTCAGACCAGACTTCATCAGCCAATCTCAGGGTAGACTGAGGAGGTTGGAGCAGAGGGCTAGGATAAGGAAATCACTGCAGGACTCCAATCCAGACCTGGTGCAGGGCCTTAGGGAAAATCGTGTCAAGCAAAAGAGGAActgcaccacaccagatccACTTAGCG ATAACCTTTTCAAGCCTAGAGAGAGGTCTATATCGAGTAGAGAGATGCAGCTGAGGTCCAGACG GATTTACAACATGCTGCCAGAGGTGACaaagagaaaggaggaggaaaaaagaagggCTGTATCTCAAACCAACAGACTGCGGGCCGAAGTCTTTAAAAAG AAAATTCTGGATCAGGTCCTGCAAAGATAA